TTTAATAGATCATAATTTTCATAAATGGTTTAATTTCAACTGAAATGTAATTGCGCTAACATATAAATGCTTTAAATTGCCTTCGTCGTTTGTAATAACGTGAGTTCGACACTAAAACATTTTCACAGAAAGTCAGCTTAGTGTCAGATCACATTTTTCGGTTATTGCTAAAAAAATTGGAGTGTCGCCCAAAAACTATCATGGATAAAAAAGAAAAGCCGCCTTTCAATTGAAAAGCGGCTCTTTATTCTTGTAATCCAAGTTATTTATTTACTTGTTTTAAACAGTTCTTCTTCTTTTACTTTCTTTACCATCATACTGTCTTTTAAGGTTTTGTTGATGGCATTGTATGGAGCAATTACCACTTCGTCGCCTTCGTTTACACCTTCCAGAATTTCAATGCTGTTGTTGTCCTGAATACCGGTTTTTACTTCCACTTTTTTCACTTTATCGTCACTGTACACAAAAACAACCTCTTGCTTTTCTTCCTTAACTGCGGTTTTACTATCAGTAGTAGTTTCAGCCGCAGTACTCTCTTCATCAGCAACTTCTTCGGTACCACCACCTTCTTTTTTAATTCGGGTGGTAACTGCCGAAATTGGTACAGAAATTACACCTTCGCGTGTTTCGGTAAGTATGTCAACCGTTGCCGACATTCCCGGACGAAATGGATAAGGACTCGTTTCTGTTATCAGGTCTTCGTATGATTCTTTTAACAAAAATACTTTCACATCGAAATTGGTAACCTGATCGGCGGTGGTTCCGGTGGTACTTGCCGAGTTGGCAATTTCGGTTACAATGCCTTTGAATTTGCGATTCAGATAAGCATCAACCTCAACCAGGGCGGTATCAAATTTCATTACCTTAACAATGTCGTTTTCGTTAACCTCTACCTGAACTTCCATTTTATCCAGATCGGCAACGGTCATCATTTCGGTTCCAACCATCATACTTGTTCCAACTACACGTTCTCCCTTTTCCACATTCAAGGCCGAAATGGTTCCTGAAATCGGAGCATAAATTTTGGTTTTTGTAAGCTGTTCCTGTGCTTCCGACACCGTTGCTTCGGCACTACGTACCGAATACTGTGCGGCCCGCACTTCTGCCTGCGCTACTTTGTAAGCTGCTTCGGCGGTTTCAAATTCCGATACAGGAATGGTTCCTTTATCATACAATTGTTTGCTCCTTTTATACGAGAGTTCACGTTCTATTTGTTGTGCCTCCGCCTGTGCCAATCTGGCTTTCGACGAATTTAATGCGGCTTCTGAACGGTTTAGTGCCGATACATACATTTCGGGTTTAATCACACACAAAGGATCTCCTTTGGTTACCGGTTGACCGTCTTCCACAAAAAGTTCCACGATTTCACCTGCCACATCCGGACTGATTTTTACTTCTGTTTTTGGCTGAATTTTACCGTTGGCAGTAATAAATTCAGTAATTGTTTTGCTTTCAACTTTTTCGGTGGCAATACTTATTGTAAACTCGTTACCAAACCAGCCGGCTTTTTTCCCGACTACCAATAAAATCATAACAACTACTACTAGTCCAATGGCGTAAGGAAGAATCTTTTTTTGCTTCATCTTGAAGAAGTTTTTTTTATATGTAAAGAATAGCTCACTAAAATTACAAGAAAAATCCGTTCGGATAGAAATAAAATTCCTTTTAAAGGTTTCGATTACTCTTTTACAAGCATTCTGGCGGTTAACCTGCTGTGTTGTTCCAGGTAAATGTCTTTTTCTTTAACCATCCAGTCGAGCACCTCTTCGGTATAATGACGAATGGTAACCAACGTTAATCCGGTATTGTAACGAATATTGTATTGAGTTGACAGTTCGCCAAAAATCTCTTCCAGATTTTCATCTGAGGCATCGGCGACAATATTTAAGTCGATGGCCGACTGTTGCATTAAAGTCACTTTTATTAATTTCTCCATTAAAAAGTTTACAACACGTTCAATATCTACTATCGAAATAATGGAGAAATCTTTTGCCGAAAGCGTAATTAACACCTGGTTTTCTTTGAGAATAAAAATGGGTGGCAATTCAACTTTATGATCGATTTTATGAATAACCGTTCCCGGGTTTTGTGGCACAACAAACGATTTTACCAAAAGCGGAATTCCTTTGTTGTGCAAAGGTTGCATGGTTTTCGGATGAATTACTTTGGCTCCCGAATGTGTCATCTCCACTGCTTCTTTATACGACAATTCGTTTATCATAACAGTGTCGGCCATTTTTTTCGGATCGGCACTTAAAATACCGGGTACATCTTTCCAAATCGAAACACTTTCTACCATTAACAAACTACCAATAATTGCCGCTGTAAAATCCGATCCTTCTCTTCCGAGTGTGGTGGTTAAATTGGCGGAGGTCGATCCAATAAATCCCTGCGTGATGTACAACTGGTCTTCCTGAAAAGTAAACTCCTCCAAAATCAACTCTTCTGTCCACTCCCAATCAACTTTTGCATCTCTGAAAGTGTCATCTGTTTTCAGGCAGGTTCTTACATCGATCCATTTATTGGGGTGCCCTGCGGCATTTAAATAATCGCTGATAATACGTGTAGAAATCAACTCGCCAAAACAAATAATCTGGTCGTATTCAAAATTATAATCATACGAAGGCCGGGTTGCCAGCTTATGTTCCAGTTCGTTAAAAAGCTCGTAAACGGGTTGCGGCATTCCTTTTTCGCCAAATAAAGTTTCAATTATTTCGATGTGATAATCTTTAAAGGCCTTAAAAATAGCCAGTTTCTCACTCGTTTTGTTGTAATACGCTTTTATTAACGTTTCCAGCAAATCGGTACTTTTACCCATGGCAGAAATTACAACCACCAGTTTACCTGTTTCACTTTTAATAATCTGAAAAACATTTTCTACAGCTGCGGCATCTTTTACCGAGGCGCCTCCAAACTTGAATACCTTCATTTCCTTTTTTTACTTTGTGCCTTAAGACCTGTGCCCTGGGCATTTTTTTGTTGTTTACAAAACTATATTTTTTGTTTAAATCGAATACTAAAATTTATCAGAGAATTATTCATTTAAAAAGTGCTATTTTAGAAGTCTCCAAAAAGAAATCATTATGAATATTACATCAAAAACTACGTTAAATAACGGCCTAACTATGCCATGGTTGGGTCTGGGTGTTTTCCAGTCGGAAGACGGGAAAGAAGTTATAAATGCCATAAAAGTGGCGCTTAACAACGGATACAGAAGTATTGACACTGCCGCCATTTACCGGAACGAAAAAGGTGTTGGAACTGCCATTAAGGAAAGTAATGTTGCGCGCGAAGATATTTTTCTAACCTCAAAAGTGTGGAACAGTGAACAAGGTTACGATACAACAATGGCCGCTTTTGAAGAAAGCCTGGAGAAATTACAGACAAATTACCTCGATCTGTATCTAATTCACTGGCCAAAAGGGGAAAAATCGATCGACACCTGGAAAGCACTTGAAGAGTTGTACAACAAAGGAAAAATAAAAGCCATCGGAATAAGCAATTTTCTGGTACATCATCTCGATGATTTTTTGCCGCACTGCAAGGTAATACCGGCTGTTAACCAGGTTGAATTTCATCCGGAGCTTGTTCAGCCCGAACTTTTAACTTATTGCAAAAGCAAAGGAATACAATTGGAAGCCTGGTCGCCAATTATGAAGGGAAAAGTTAACTCGGTTCCTCTTTTGCAGGATCTGGCAGCTAAATACGGCAAAACTCCGGTGCAGATCGTATTACGCTGGGACATTCAAAAAGGCGTGGTTACCATTCCTAAATCGGTTACCGACGAACGAATTATCGCAAATGCCAATATTTTCGATTTTGAACTAACACCGGAGGATATTTTAAAAATCGACAGTCTGGATAAAAACAAACGGATCGGTCCGCACCCCGATACCATTTCATTTTAAATCTAATACCGCTTATAAATTATTTCTCATGAAAAAACTGTTCACCATTTTTTTGCTCGCCTTGGTTGTTACTGCTTTTGGTCAAATACAGCGCAACAACCGCAGCCAGCTCACCATCGAAAATATTATGCAGGATCCGGCAAAATGGATCGGAACCTCGCCTGAAAACATTAGTTGGTCGGGCGACGGGCAAAAAATTTATTTCGATTGGAATCCGGATCAGGACACGCTGGAATCCTTGTACTCCTATTCGTTGCAAAGCAAACAAATTGAAAAAGTACCGCTGGAGGAAAAACTACATCTTCCGGCCAGGCAGGTTGACTACTCTGCCGACAAGTCGAAAAAAGTATATGCACGAAATGGCAATATTTATTTGTATTCCACCAAAAACGGAACGGAAAAACAACTGACCAATTGGTTGGAGCGTGCTATTTCGCCCGAATTTGTTTTAAACGACACAGAAATTGCATTTATAAAAGACAACAATCTGTATACCATTCATCCTGCAAGTGGACTCATTCGCCAGATTACAAATTTTGTTTCGGGAAACGAAACAAAAGAAAAGAGCAGCGATGAACAGGCAAAATGGCTGGAAGCACAACAAAATGAATTGTTTGTGGTACTGAACGAACGCGAGGCTCAAAATAAAGCCCGCGAAAACAGAGATAACGCGGAGAAACAGGAACAGGCTTTAAAAATCTACACCGGAAAAAATCGCGCGAATAATATCTCTTTAAGCCCCTCGGGAAATTTTGTTATTTACTCAATCTACGAACGAGGTGACGGCAAAGCCACTTCTGTAACACACCATGTCACTCAATCGGGTTATACCGAAGAGCAACAGGCCCGCGTTAAAGTGGGCAGTCCGCAGGGAGGTGTTGAAATGGGTATTTTTGATGTAAAAAATAATGCGCTGATAAAAATCGATAAATCTCAGATTCCCGGCTTAAAAGACCTTCCCGATTACCTGAGCGATTATCCGGAGCGAATGCCAAAGGAAGGTGATGAAATAAAAGACCGTGAAGTAAATATTCTTGGCCCGATTTGGAATAAAACCGAAGATTTGGCAGTTGTTGTAGCACTTTCGATAGACAACAAAGACCGCTGGATACTTTTGCTCGATCCGGCAACAGGAAATCTTGAACTACTCGACCGCCAGCGCGACGAAGCATGGATTGGCGGTCCCGGAATTGGTGGCTGGGGATTTTCAACCGGCGACATGGGATGGATGCCCGACGGAAAATCCATTTGGTTTCACTCCGAAGAATCGGGCTACTCGCATTTGTACTGTGTCGATATTCATTCAAAAAAGAAAACCTCACTTACATCGGGCGACTTTGAAGTTTCGGAAGCCTTTATTTCCAACGATAAAAAACATTTCTATTTTACAGCCAACAAAGTACATCCCGGTGTAACTCATTTTTACCAAATGCCTGTTTGGGGTGGCAAACTCACCCAAATAACTTCCATGGAAGGAGGAAACGAAG
The sequence above is a segment of the uncultured Draconibacterium sp. genome. Coding sequences within it:
- a CDS encoding efflux RND transporter periplasmic adaptor subunit; the encoded protein is MKQKKILPYAIGLVVVVMILLVVGKKAGWFGNEFTISIATEKVESKTITEFITANGKIQPKTEVKISPDVAGEIVELFVEDGQPVTKGDPLCVIKPEMYVSALNRSEAALNSSKARLAQAEAQQIERELSYKRSKQLYDKGTIPVSEFETAEAAYKVAQAEVRAAQYSVRSAEATVSEAQEQLTKTKIYAPISGTISALNVEKGERVVGTSMMVGTEMMTVADLDKMEVQVEVNENDIVKVMKFDTALVEVDAYLNRKFKGIVTEIANSASTTGTTADQVTNFDVKVFLLKESYEDLITETSPYPFRPGMSATVDILTETREGVISVPISAVTTRIKKEGGGTEEVADEESTAAETTTDSKTAVKEEKQEVVFVYSDDKVKKVEVKTGIQDNNSIEILEGVNEGDEVVIAPYNAINKTLKDSMMVKKVKEEELFKTSK
- a CDS encoding aspartate kinase, whose amino-acid sequence is MKVFKFGGASVKDAAAVENVFQIIKSETGKLVVVISAMGKSTDLLETLIKAYYNKTSEKLAIFKAFKDYHIEIIETLFGEKGMPQPVYELFNELEHKLATRPSYDYNFEYDQIICFGELISTRIISDYLNAAGHPNKWIDVRTCLKTDDTFRDAKVDWEWTEELILEEFTFQEDQLYITQGFIGSTSANLTTTLGREGSDFTAAIIGSLLMVESVSIWKDVPGILSADPKKMADTVMINELSYKEAVEMTHSGAKVIHPKTMQPLHNKGIPLLVKSFVVPQNPGTVIHKIDHKVELPPIFILKENQVLITLSAKDFSIISIVDIERVVNFLMEKLIKVTLMQQSAIDLNIVADASDENLEEIFGELSTQYNIRYNTGLTLVTIRHYTEEVLDWMVKEKDIYLEQHSRLTARMLVKE
- a CDS encoding aldo/keto reductase, whose product is MNITSKTTLNNGLTMPWLGLGVFQSEDGKEVINAIKVALNNGYRSIDTAAIYRNEKGVGTAIKESNVAREDIFLTSKVWNSEQGYDTTMAAFEESLEKLQTNYLDLYLIHWPKGEKSIDTWKALEELYNKGKIKAIGISNFLVHHLDDFLPHCKVIPAVNQVEFHPELVQPELLTYCKSKGIQLEAWSPIMKGKVNSVPLLQDLAAKYGKTPVQIVLRWDIQKGVVTIPKSVTDERIIANANIFDFELTPEDILKIDSLDKNKRIGPHPDTISF
- a CDS encoding prolyl oligopeptidase family serine peptidase; amino-acid sequence: MKKLFTIFLLALVVTAFGQIQRNNRSQLTIENIMQDPAKWIGTSPENISWSGDGQKIYFDWNPDQDTLESLYSYSLQSKQIEKVPLEEKLHLPARQVDYSADKSKKVYARNGNIYLYSTKNGTEKQLTNWLERAISPEFVLNDTEIAFIKDNNLYTIHPASGLIRQITNFVSGNETKEKSSDEQAKWLEAQQNELFVVLNEREAQNKARENRDNAEKQEQALKIYTGKNRANNISLSPSGNFVIYSIYERGDGKATSVTHHVTQSGYTEEQQARVKVGSPQGGVEMGIFDVKNNALIKIDKSQIPGLKDLPDYLSDYPERMPKEGDEIKDREVNILGPIWNKTEDLAVVVALSIDNKDRWILLLDPATGNLELLDRQRDEAWIGGPGIGGWGFSTGDMGWMPDGKSIWFHSEESGYSHLYCVDIHSKKKTSLTSGDFEVSEAFISNDKKHFYFTANKVHPGVTHFYQMPVWGGKLTQITSMEGGNEVSLSPDEKWIAIRHSTANKPWELYLQENKSGAEATQLTKSTTAAFNAYKWRTPEYITFKAQDGENVHARLYRPDSPEKQGPAVIFVHGAGYLQNAHKWWSSYFREYQFHNFLVDNGYTVLDMDYRASAGYGRDWRTGIYRWMGGKDLSDNVDGAKFLAEKYDVSPERIGLYGGSYGGFITLMAMFNYPDVFKAGGALRSVTDWAHYNHGYTANILNTPVEDSLAFVKSSPIYFAEGLQGALLMCHGMVDDNVEFQDIVRLTQRLIELGKENWELAVFPVEPHGFREPSSWTDEYKRIYKLFEENLK